One Tepidanaerobacter syntrophicus DNA segment encodes these proteins:
- the secA gene encoding preprotein translocase subunit SecA, whose amino-acid sequence MLNIFNKILGNSNEKEIHKLQKIVDEVNAFEPSIEKLSDIDLRNKTDEFKERLSKGETLDDILPEAFAVVREAAKRTLNMRPFDVQVLGAIVLHQGRIAEMKTGEGKTLVATMPVYLNALTGEGVHVVTVNDYLAKRDSEWMGQIYEFLGLEVGLIVHDLDFEARKRAYNADITYGTNNEFGFDYLRDNMVMYKEHMVQRPLNYAIVDEVDSILIDEARTPLIISGQAEESTEIYYKFARFVPKLIENEDYTVDEKAHSVMPTEKGIKKVENFLGVDNLYDEENIELLHHLQQALKAHALMKLDRDYVVKDGQVIIVDEFTGRLMFGRRYSDGLHQAIEAKEGVKVENESKTLATITFQNYFRMYKKLAGMTGTAATEEEEFRQIYGLDVVVIPTNKPMIRVDYPDAVYKTEKGKFNAVVREIEECHKKGQPVLVGTVSIEKSELLSEMLKRRGIPHQVLNAKYHEKEAQIIAKAGQKGAVTIATNMAGRGTDIVLGEGVAELGGLHIIGTERHEARRIDNQLRGRAGRQGDPGSSRFYISMEDDLMRLFGADNIKGLMEKLGFEDDQPIEHPLITKSIENAQKKVEAHNFDIRKHVLEYDDVMNTQREVIYSQRRHVLESEDLSESIQQMISEVVNRILDIYMPKDIHPEEWDIKGLEEYVKDIFPVNLSMDQLNVEEVSRENIANTLVQKAQEAYKQKEAELGSEVMRELERYIMLKTVDQKWMDHLDAMDQLRDGIGLRAYGQRDPVIEYKFEGYEMFQEMIKSIQEDTLRYLFRVKVKAAPERQEKNYNVSYSHSGGNEKPQPIKKQKKVGRNDPCPCGSGKKYKKCCGRTA is encoded by the coding sequence ATGTTGAACATATTTAATAAAATTTTAGGAAACAGTAACGAGAAGGAGATTCACAAACTTCAAAAAATCGTAGACGAAGTCAATGCCTTCGAACCTTCTATAGAAAAACTGTCAGATATTGATCTTAGAAATAAAACAGATGAATTTAAAGAGAGGCTTTCAAAGGGAGAAACCCTTGACGATATTTTACCGGAGGCTTTTGCTGTAGTAAGAGAAGCGGCAAAAAGAACCCTAAACATGAGACCCTTTGATGTCCAAGTACTGGGTGCAATAGTGCTTCATCAGGGCAGGATTGCTGAAATGAAAACAGGTGAAGGGAAAACCCTGGTAGCTACCATGCCCGTCTATTTGAATGCCTTAACCGGGGAAGGCGTCCATGTCGTCACGGTGAATGATTATCTTGCAAAACGTGACAGTGAATGGATGGGGCAAATCTATGAATTTTTAGGCCTTGAAGTGGGCCTGATAGTTCACGATTTAGATTTCGAGGCCCGCAAAAGAGCGTATAATGCAGATATAACTTATGGAACAAATAACGAATTCGGCTTTGACTATTTAAGAGACAACATGGTGATGTATAAAGAACATATGGTTCAACGGCCGCTAAATTATGCTATTGTTGACGAAGTAGACAGTATTTTAATTGATGAGGCCAGGACTCCTCTTATAATTTCCGGTCAAGCCGAAGAATCAACAGAAATATATTATAAATTTGCGCGCTTTGTACCAAAACTTATAGAAAACGAAGACTACACAGTTGACGAGAAAGCGCACAGCGTAATGCCTACAGAAAAAGGCATAAAGAAAGTTGAAAACTTTTTAGGCGTAGACAATCTTTATGACGAAGAAAACATAGAACTTTTACACCACCTGCAGCAGGCGCTAAAAGCCCATGCACTGATGAAGCTTGATAGAGATTATGTGGTAAAAGACGGCCAGGTAATAATAGTTGATGAATTTACGGGCCGGCTAATGTTTGGCAGAAGGTATAGTGATGGCTTGCACCAGGCAATCGAAGCAAAAGAAGGCGTAAAAGTAGAAAATGAAAGCAAGACACTTGCGACAATTACGTTTCAAAATTATTTCCGCATGTATAAGAAACTTGCCGGTATGACAGGCACAGCAGCTACAGAAGAAGAAGAGTTCAGACAAATTTATGGTTTAGACGTAGTTGTTATACCTACTAATAAGCCGATGATAAGAGTAGATTATCCTGACGCAGTTTATAAAACCGAAAAAGGGAAGTTTAATGCAGTAGTCAGAGAAATCGAAGAATGCCATAAAAAAGGACAGCCTGTGCTTGTAGGCACGGTTTCCATAGAAAAGTCAGAGCTGCTAAGCGAAATGTTAAAACGCCGCGGCATTCCCCACCAAGTGCTAAATGCCAAATATCATGAAAAAGAAGCCCAAATAATTGCTAAAGCAGGTCAAAAAGGCGCAGTTACAATTGCCACGAATATGGCAGGACGCGGCACTGATATAGTGCTGGGAGAAGGAGTAGCAGAGCTTGGAGGGCTTCATATAATAGGCACCGAAAGACACGAAGCCCGCAGAATTGACAATCAGCTTAGAGGTCGTGCCGGCCGTCAGGGCGATCCGGGATCTTCTAGGTTTTACATTTCCATGGAAGATGATTTGATGCGGCTGTTTGGAGCAGACAATATAAAAGGGCTTATGGAAAAACTTGGATTTGAAGATGATCAACCAATCGAACATCCTTTGATAACCAAGTCGATCGAAAACGCCCAAAAGAAAGTGGAAGCTCACAACTTTGATATAAGAAAACATGTATTAGAATACGATGATGTAATGAATACCCAGCGTGAGGTAATTTATTCGCAGCGAAGACATGTACTGGAAAGCGAAGATCTTAGCGAAAGTATTCAACAGATGATTTCTGAGGTAGTAAACAGAATCTTAGATATTTACATGCCAAAAGATATTCACCCGGAAGAGTGGGATATAAAAGGTCTTGAAGAATATGTCAAAGACATATTCCCGGTAAACCTTAGCATGGATCAACTAAATGTTGAAGAAGTATCTCGAGAAAATATTGCAAATACCCTTGTACAAAAAGCCCAAGAAGCTTATAAGCAAAAAGAAGCGGAGCTTGGCAGTGAGGTTATGCGCGAGCTGGAGCGCTATATTATGCTCAAAACCGTAGACCAAAAGTGGATGGATCATCTGGATGCAATGGATCAGCTAAGGGACGGAATAGGGCTTAGAGCCTATGGCCAGCGGGATCCGGTTATAGAGTATAAGTTTGAAGGCTATGAGATGTTCCAGGAAATGATAAAAAGCATCCAAGAAGATACACTAAGATATCTGTTTAGGGTGAAGGTAAAAGCAGCCCCGGAAAGACAGGAGAAAAACTATAATGTGTCTTATTCCCACAGTGGCGGCAACGAAAAACCTCAACCGATAAAGAAGCAGAAAAAAGTCGGCCGCAATGATCCATGTCCGTGCGGCAGTGGAAAGAAATACAAAAAGTGCTGCGGCAGAACTGCTTAA
- the hpf gene encoding ribosome hibernation-promoting factor, HPF/YfiA family yields MKLNISGKNFAVTEALKNYTEKKLGKLERFFDKEVEAQVTLSVEKSRHIVEVTMPLNGMILRGETESYDMYTSIDAVVDKLEKQIEKYKTKMIKNKKRAPEYVGNGRKTLPEEEVLIEDEPKIVKVKKFSLKPMDIEEAIMQMELLGHDFFVFSNAETDGVNVVYKRRDGNYGLIEPELL; encoded by the coding sequence ATGAAGCTAAACATCAGCGGCAAGAACTTTGCAGTAACCGAAGCTTTAAAAAATTACACTGAAAAGAAGTTAGGAAAGCTCGAAAGGTTTTTCGACAAGGAAGTAGAAGCACAAGTAACGTTAAGCGTTGAGAAAAGTAGGCATATAGTAGAAGTGACTATGCCCCTTAACGGAATGATTTTAAGGGGCGAAACAGAAAGCTACGATATGTATACATCCATCGATGCAGTGGTAGACAAACTGGAAAAACAAATAGAAAAGTACAAGACCAAGATGATCAAAAACAAAAAGAGGGCTCCTGAATATGTTGGTAACGGCAGAAAGACACTGCCTGAAGAGGAAGTGCTAATCGAAGATGAGCCCAAGATTGTAAAGGTCAAAAAGTTTTCATTGAAACCTATGGACATAGAAGAGGCAATAATGCAAATGGAACTTCTTGGTCACGATTTCTTTGTTTTTTCAAATGCTGAAACCGATGGAGTAAATGTAGTTTACAAGCGCCGTGACGGCAATTACGGTTTGATAGAACCGGAACTTTTATAG